In a genomic window of Mageeibacillus indolicus UPII9-5:
- a CDS encoding type II toxin-antitoxin system RelB/DinJ family antitoxin — MKQSELGLNMTTAINIFLRTTIRENGIPFSLKLEVPNDTSIQKRP; from the coding sequence TTGAAACAATCAGAACTCGGGCTCAATATGACGACAGCGATAAATATATTTTTGCGAACAACGATTCGTGAGAACGGGATTCCTTTTTCTCTTAAATTAGAGGTTCCGAATGATACATCAATTCAAAAAAGACCTTAA